A genomic window from Macaca thibetana thibetana isolate TM-01 chromosome 16, ASM2454274v1, whole genome shotgun sequence includes:
- the LOC126939957 gene encoding olfactory receptor 1L6: MVPTNLTSAPVFLLLGLVDGTDAHPLLFLLFLGIYLLNALSNLSMVVLVRCDGALRSPMYYFLGHLSLVDVCFTTVTVPRLLAGLLHPGQAISFQACFAQMYFFVALGITESYLLAAMSYDRATAVCRPLRYGALMTPWRCAALVRASWAVSHLHSLLHTLLVSALSYPRAAPVRHFFCDMAVMLSVATSDTSAAETAIFSEGLAVVLAPLLLVFLSYARILVAVLRLRSAGGRRRVFSTCGAHLVAVALFFGSVLSVYFRPSSYSARYDRLAGVVYAVITPTLNPFIYSLRNKEVKSALKRVLRWRAAPQEA, translated from the coding sequence ATGGTTCCGACCAACCTCACATCTGCCCCCGTGTTCCTCCTCCTCGGCCTGGTGGACGGAACAGACGCCCACCCGCTGCTGTTCCTGCTGTTCCTTGGCATCTATCTGCTCAACGCCCTGAGCaacctgagcatggtggtgctGGTGAGGTGCGACGGGGCCCTCCGCTCCCCCATGTATTACTTCTTGGGTCACCTGAGCCTCGTGGACGTCTGCTTTACCACCGTCACGGTCCCCAGGCTGCTGGCCGGCCTGCTTCACCCGGGCCAGGCCATATCCTTCCAGGCGTGCTTCGCCCAGATGTACTTCTTCGTGGCTCTGGGCATCACCGAGAGCTACCTCCTGGCGGCCATGTCCTACGACCGCGCGACGGCGGTGTGCCGGCCCCTGCGCTACGGCGCGTTGATGACGCCATGGCGCTGCGCCGCGCTGGTGCGTGCGTCGTGGGCCGTCTCGCACCTGCACTCGCTGCTGCACACGCTGCTCGTCTCCGCACTTTCCTACCCGCGTGCCGCCCCCGTGCGACACTTCTTTTGCGACATGGCGGTAATGCTGAGCGTGGCGACCTCGGACACGTCCGCCGCGGAGACCGCCATCTTTTCCGAGGGCCTGGCCGTGGTGTTGGCCCCGCTGCTCCTCGTGTTCCTCTCCTACGCGCGTATCCTGGTCGCGGTGCTCCGCTTGCGCTCGGCCGGCGGCCGGCGCCGCGTCTTCTCCACCTGCGGGGCCCACCTGGTGGCGGTGGCGCTTTTCTTCGGCTCTGTCCTCTCCGTGTATTTCCGGCCGTCGTCGTACTCGGCCCGCTACGACCGCCTGGCTGGTGTGGTCTACGCGGTCATCACGCCGACCTTGAACCCTTTCATCTACAGCCTTCGCAACAAGGAGGTCAAGAGCGCTCTGAAAAGGGTGCTCAGATGGAGGGCTGCACCCCAAGAGGCGTGA